A stretch of Oncorhynchus gorbuscha isolate QuinsamMale2020 ecotype Even-year linkage group LG24, OgorEven_v1.0, whole genome shotgun sequence DNA encodes these proteins:
- the LOC124013413 gene encoding immunoglobulin kappa light chain-like isoform X2 has product MMPFKFRESKMPWTLILLLCWSYVLKATHTSIIIQTPGRVMVKAGDTVTLKCYLVELITYCYSVIWMKVDPRNGTLTKIANLKIDNNSEEGEGEQDKLCSATIANATVSDSGMYYCSAVQSEMTHTGNGSRVVVTERERTQNITESPAIKLLSPSDGDGSVVLTTLYYTAESFIPLLCLVLKVVPSQVHVFWLIDGREDSGLTSSTWTDNSDSATEFTMNQILVQAEEWDRGVQCTCVVEFEGNSINKTLIKPNDFTGVCTMVLYWISAAALLTIIVAVTVAVCRHRGHPDEDTRQRGTGTESRQHQSGRLGEARKAVRSSVSEVQYATLDHIQFGRRPNTIIQ; this is encoded by the exons ATGATGCCCTTCAAATTCCGTGAATCTAAAATGCCATGGACCCTGATACTTCTGTTGTGCTGGAGCTATGTTTTGAAAG cTACACACACATCCATTATCATCCAGACGCCAGGGAGGGTGATGGTGAAGGCTGGTGATACAGTGACCTTGAAATGCTATTTGGTTGAGCTTATCACCTACTGCTACTCTGTGATTTGGATGAAAGTAGACCCCAGGAATGGAACACTGACTAAGATTGCAAACTTAAAGATTGATAACAACtctgaggagggagaaggggaacaGGACAAACTATGTTCTGCTACAATCGCCAACGCAACAGTGAGCGACTCAGGAATGTACTATTGCTCAGCTGTTCAATCCGAAATGACCCACACGGGCAACGGTTCTAGAGTTGTTGTGACAG agagagagagaacacagaacatCACTGAATCGCCCGCCATCAAACTCCTCTCTCCATCGGACGGTGACGGGTCTGTTGTGTTGACGACTCTATACTACACAGCAGAGTCCTTCATCCCTCTGCTGTGTTTGGTGTTGAAAGTGGTCCCATCTCAGGTCCATGTGTTCTGGCTCATAGacgggagagaggacagtggactAACTTCGTCCACTTGGACAGACAACAGTGATTCAGCCACAGAGTTCACTATGAACCAGATTCTAGTCCAGGCAGAGGAGTGGGACAGAGGGGTGCAGTGTACGTGTGTGGTGGAGTTTGAGGGAAATTCTATCAACAAAACCCTGATAAAGCCCAATG ATTTCACTGGCGTGTGCACAATGGTGCTGTATTGGATATCTGCAGCTGCTCTCCTCACCATTATAGTGGCTGTCACTGTCGCTGTGTGTCGGCACCGTG GACATCCCGATGAGGATACAAG ACAAAGAGGCACAGGCACAGAGAGCAGGCAGCATCAATCTG GGAGACTCGGAGAAGCTAGAAAGGCAGTTCGATCATCCGTCTCG GAGGTCCAGTATGCGACTTTGGACCACATCCAGTTTGGGAGACGCCCAAATACAATTATCCAATAA
- the LOC124013413 gene encoding immunoglobulin kappa light chain-like isoform X3, with the protein MMPFKFRESKMPWTLILLLCWSYVLKATHTSIIIQTPGRVMVKAGDTVTLKCYLVELITYCYSVIWMKVDPRNGTLTKIANLKIDNNSEEGEGEQDKLCSATIANATVSDSGMYYCSAVQSEMTHTGNGSRVVVTERERTQNITESPAIKLLSPSDGDGSVVLTTLYYTAESFIPLLCLVLKVVPSQVHVFWLIDGREDSGLTSSTWTDNSDSATEFTMNQILVQAEEWDRGVQCTCVVEFEGNSINKTLIKPNDFTGVCTMVLYWISAAALLTIIVAVTVAVCRHRGHPDEDTRQRGTGTESRQHQSGRLGEARKAVRSSVSGGYPIRVWFLAVVL; encoded by the exons ATGATGCCCTTCAAATTCCGTGAATCTAAAATGCCATGGACCCTGATACTTCTGTTGTGCTGGAGCTATGTTTTGAAAG cTACACACACATCCATTATCATCCAGACGCCAGGGAGGGTGATGGTGAAGGCTGGTGATACAGTGACCTTGAAATGCTATTTGGTTGAGCTTATCACCTACTGCTACTCTGTGATTTGGATGAAAGTAGACCCCAGGAATGGAACACTGACTAAGATTGCAAACTTAAAGATTGATAACAACtctgaggagggagaaggggaacaGGACAAACTATGTTCTGCTACAATCGCCAACGCAACAGTGAGCGACTCAGGAATGTACTATTGCTCAGCTGTTCAATCCGAAATGACCCACACGGGCAACGGTTCTAGAGTTGTTGTGACAG agagagagagaacacagaacatCACTGAATCGCCCGCCATCAAACTCCTCTCTCCATCGGACGGTGACGGGTCTGTTGTGTTGACGACTCTATACTACACAGCAGAGTCCTTCATCCCTCTGCTGTGTTTGGTGTTGAAAGTGGTCCCATCTCAGGTCCATGTGTTCTGGCTCATAGacgggagagaggacagtggactAACTTCGTCCACTTGGACAGACAACAGTGATTCAGCCACAGAGTTCACTATGAACCAGATTCTAGTCCAGGCAGAGGAGTGGGACAGAGGGGTGCAGTGTACGTGTGTGGTGGAGTTTGAGGGAAATTCTATCAACAAAACCCTGATAAAGCCCAATG ATTTCACTGGCGTGTGCACAATGGTGCTGTATTGGATATCTGCAGCTGCTCTCCTCACCATTATAGTGGCTGTCACTGTCGCTGTGTGTCGGCACCGTG GACATCCCGATGAGGATACAAG ACAAAGAGGCACAGGCACAGAGAGCAGGCAGCATCAATCTG GGAGACTCGGAGAAGCTAGAAAGGCAGTTCGATCATCCGTCTCG GGGGGATACCCTATTAGGGTGTGGTTCCTGGCTGTAGTGTTATGA
- the LOC124013413 gene encoding uncharacterized protein LOC124013413 isoform X1, protein MMPFKFRESKMPWTLILLLCWSYVLKATHTSIIIQTPGRVMVKAGDTVTLKCYLVELITYCYSVIWMKVDPRNGTLTKIANLKIDNNSEEGEGEQDKLCSATIANATVSDSGMYYCSAVQSEMTHTGNGSRVVVTERERTQNITESPAIKLLSPSDGDGSVVLTTLYYTAESFIPLLCLVLKVVPSQVHVFWLIDGREDSGLTSSTWTDNSDSATEFTMNQILVQAEEWDRGVQCTCVVEFEGNSINKTLIKPNDFTGVCTMVLYWISAAALLTIIVAVTVAVCRHRGHPDEDTRQRGTGTESRQHQSGRLGEARKAVRSSVSVSSYWFWFRIFGEGAKCFSLRRILL, encoded by the exons ATGATGCCCTTCAAATTCCGTGAATCTAAAATGCCATGGACCCTGATACTTCTGTTGTGCTGGAGCTATGTTTTGAAAG cTACACACACATCCATTATCATCCAGACGCCAGGGAGGGTGATGGTGAAGGCTGGTGATACAGTGACCTTGAAATGCTATTTGGTTGAGCTTATCACCTACTGCTACTCTGTGATTTGGATGAAAGTAGACCCCAGGAATGGAACACTGACTAAGATTGCAAACTTAAAGATTGATAACAACtctgaggagggagaaggggaacaGGACAAACTATGTTCTGCTACAATCGCCAACGCAACAGTGAGCGACTCAGGAATGTACTATTGCTCAGCTGTTCAATCCGAAATGACCCACACGGGCAACGGTTCTAGAGTTGTTGTGACAG agagagagagaacacagaacatCACTGAATCGCCCGCCATCAAACTCCTCTCTCCATCGGACGGTGACGGGTCTGTTGTGTTGACGACTCTATACTACACAGCAGAGTCCTTCATCCCTCTGCTGTGTTTGGTGTTGAAAGTGGTCCCATCTCAGGTCCATGTGTTCTGGCTCATAGacgggagagaggacagtggactAACTTCGTCCACTTGGACAGACAACAGTGATTCAGCCACAGAGTTCACTATGAACCAGATTCTAGTCCAGGCAGAGGAGTGGGACAGAGGGGTGCAGTGTACGTGTGTGGTGGAGTTTGAGGGAAATTCTATCAACAAAACCCTGATAAAGCCCAATG ATTTCACTGGCGTGTGCACAATGGTGCTGTATTGGATATCTGCAGCTGCTCTCCTCACCATTATAGTGGCTGTCACTGTCGCTGTGTGTCGGCACCGTG GACATCCCGATGAGGATACAAG ACAAAGAGGCACAGGCACAGAGAGCAGGCAGCATCAATCTG GGAGACTCGGAGAAGCTAGAAAGGCAGTTCGATCATCCGTCTCGGTAAGTAGCTATTGGTTTTGGTTTAGAATTTTTGGTGAAGGtgctaaatgtttttctttaCGTCGCATACTTTTATAA